From a region of the Lactuca sativa cultivar Salinas chromosome 4, Lsat_Salinas_v11, whole genome shotgun sequence genome:
- the LOC128133456 gene encoding serine/threonine-protein kinase AtPK2/AtPK19-like, whose protein sequence is MVSSQLSALIENKPFKSSKNYFQFPKNPPNETSDTLELDFSDTFGPLPLPAGNSEIPSDDPVVIYSRSHSLVGPTSCVSHLLNLRKLTICETDESLEDFSDVIDKEIEEEDSENGCKVKTIGLEDFEVMKVVGQGAFGKVYQVRKTDSLEIYAMKVVRKDKIVEKNHAEYMKVERDILTKIDHPFIVQLRYSFQTKYRLYLVLDFVNGGHLFFQLYHHGLFREDLACIYAVEIVSAVSHLHANGIMHRDLKPENILLDVDGHALLTDFGLAKEFDENARSNSLCGTVEYMSPEIILGKGHDKAADWWSLDKAAEIILGKGHIF, encoded by the exons ATGGTTTCTTCTCAATTATCTGctttaattgaaaacaagccaTTCAAATCCTCCAAGAACTATTTCCAATTCCCAAAAAACCCTCCCAATGAAACATCAGATACTCTTGAATTGGACTTTTCTGATACATTTGGTCCTCTCCCACTGCCAGCTGGCAATTCTGAAATTCCAAGCGATGACCCTGTGGTCATTTACAGCCGTTCACATTCTTTAGTGGGTCCCACGTCATGTGTAAGCCACTTGCTGAATCTAAGGAAGTTAACCATATGTGAAACGGATGAATCATTGGAGGATTTCAGTGATGTGATAGATAAAGAGATTGAAGAAGAAGATTCTGAAAATGGTTGTAAGGTGAAAACCATAGGGCTTGAAGATTTTGAAGTCATGAAAGTTGTGGGGCAAGGGGCTTTTGGTAAAGTGTATCAAGTGAGAAAGACAGATAGTTTGGAAATATATGCAATGAAAGTTGTGAGAAAAGATAAGATTGTGGAGAAAAATCATGCTGAGTATATGAAAGTAGAGAGAGATATCTTGACAAAGATTGATCATCCCTTTATTGTCCAGCTTCGTTACTCTTTCCAG ACAAAATATCGACTTTACCTCGTTTTGGACTTTGTGAATGGTGGACATCTTTTTTTCCAGCTATATCATCATGGACTGTTTCG AGAGGATTTGGCATGTATTTATGCTGTAGAGATTGTTTCAGCTGTTTCTCACCTTCATGCAAATGGGATAATGCATAGGGATCTTAAGCCTGAAAATATACTACTTGATGTGGATGGACAT GCATTGCTTACGGATTTTGGGCTAGCAAAAGAGTTTGATGAAAATGCAAGATCAAATTCTTTATGTGGAACAGTAGAATACATGTCACCTGAAATTATTCTTGGTAAAGGCCATGACAAGGCTGCTGATTGGTGGAGCCTGGACAAGGCTGCTGAAATTATTCTTGGTAAAGGCCATATATTTTGA